One window from the genome of Diorhabda sublineata isolate icDioSubl1.1 chromosome 10, icDioSubl1.1, whole genome shotgun sequence encodes:
- the LOC130449276 gene encoding serine/threonine-protein phosphatase 6 catalytic subunit, which yields MSSELDNWIEIAKQCKYLPENDLKKLCDIVCSILLEESNVQPVSTPVTVCGDIHGQFYDLEKLFRKGGQVPDTNYIFLGDFVDRGYYSLETFTRLLTLKAKYPNKITLLRGNHESRQITQVYGFYDECMTKYGNVNAWKYCCGVFDLLTIAAIIDEKILCVHGGLSPDIKTLDQIRILERNQEIPHKGAFCDLVWSDPEEIDNWSTSPRGAGYLFGAKVTHDFMKINALTLICRAHQLVHEGYKYMFDDKLVTVWSAPNYCYRCGNIASILEFTTPDKGEAKLFHAVPDSERVIPSRNVTPYFL from the exons ATGTCTTCTGAACTTGATAATTGGATAGAAATTGCAAAACAGTGCAAGTATTTACCAGAAAACGACTTAAAAAAGTTATGTGATATCGTGTGCAGTATTTTATTAGAAGAATCAAATGTTCAACCCGTATCCACTCCTGTTACCGTTTGTGGAGATATACATGGACAg tTTTATGATCTCGAAAAGTTATTTCGGAAAGGTGGACAAGTTCCTGATacaaattacatttttctaGGCGATTTTGTTGATAGAGGCTACTACAGCCTGGAAACATTTACAAGACTTCTTACACTCAAAGCTAaatatccaaataaaataactttgttAAGAGGCAATCATGAAAGTAGGCAGATTACACAAGTTTATGGTTTTTATGATGAGTGCATGACTAAGTATGGAAATGTTAATGCTTGGAAATATTGTTGTGGAGTTTTTGATCTACTAACTATTGCTGCa attatagatgaaaaaatattgtgtgtaCATGGTGGATTAAGTCCAGATATTAAAACTTTAGATCAAATTAGAATTTTGGAAAGGAATCAAGAAATACCTCATAAAGGAGCATTCTGTGATTTAGTATGGTCAGATCCAGAGGAAATAGATAACTG gtCGACAAGCCCCAGAGGTGCAGGTTACTTATTTGGAGCCAAAGTTACTcatgattttatgaaaataaatgccTTAACATTAATTTGCAGGGCTCATCAGTTAGTACATGAAG gttataaatACATGTTTGATGATAAACTGGTAACAGTATGGTCAGCACCGAATTATTGTTATCGCTGCGGAAACATAGCAAGTATTTTGGAATTCACCACGCCAGACAAGGGAGAAGCGAAATTGTTTCATGCCGTACCGGATTCAGAAAGAGTTATACCTAGTAGAAATGTCACACCGTACTTTTtataa